A stretch of the Musa acuminata AAA Group cultivar baxijiao chromosome BXJ2-7, Cavendish_Baxijiao_AAA, whole genome shotgun sequence genome encodes the following:
- the LOC103991666 gene encoding casein kinase 1-like protein 3 produces MDRIVGGKYKLGRKIGSGSFGEIFLATHVDTLEIVAVKIENNKTKHPQLLYEAKLYNILQGGSGIPNIKWCGVDGEDNVLVLDLLGPSLEDLFVYSGRKFSLKTVLMLADQMITRIEYVHSKGFLHRDIKPDNFLMGLGRKANQVYIIDFGLAKRYRDSTTNRHIPYRENKNLTGTARYASCNTHLGIEQSRRDDLESLGYVLLYFLRGSLPWQGLKAATKKQKYDKICEKKLSTPIEVLCKSHPVEFASYFHYCHSLTFEQRPDYGFLKRLFRDLFTREGYEIDYIFDWTILKYQHAQRTRSQPRASPISGGMTSRAIPMDIDKHQVTSANDVPHGNEVKERVGPSNAARTTVQMQFKLAADKNMGSDHQRLDKLRMGTSSEKPHVPSSSFAFPGAPKKNVLGSKQQSGPTDSSYLGSSSSWIPSLQHPSAK; encoded by the exons ATGGATCGAATCGTCGGCGGCAAGTACAAGCTAGGGCGCAAGATCGGGAGCGGATCCTTCGGCGAGATCTTTCTTG CGACCCACGTTGACACCTTGGAGATCGTCGCCGTTAAGATC GAGAACAATAAGACTAAGCACCCGCAGTTGCTTTATGAGGCCAAGCTGTATAACATTCTTCAGGGGGGAA GTGGTATCCCAAACATAAAATGGTGTGGTGTTGATGGAGAAGATAATGTTCTTGTTCTCGATTTGCTTGGTCCAAGCCTTGAAGATCTGTTTGTCTATTCTGGCCGCAAGTTCTCATTGAAGACGGTTCTAATGCTGGCAGATCAGATG ATTACACGAATAGAGTATGTGCATTCCAAAGGTTTCTTACACAGAGATATTAAACCTGATAACTTTCTAATGGGTCTTGGTCGGAAAGCCAATCAG GTATACATCATTGATTTTGGACTTGCAAAAAGATATCGGGATTCTACCACCAATCGTCATATTCCATACAG AGAAAACAAAAACTTGACTGGAACTGCTCGTTATGCAAGTTGCAATACTCATCTTGGTATTG AGCAAAGTCGCCGGGATGATTTGGAATCTCTTGGTTATGTTCTTCTCTATTTTCTCCGAGGGAG TCTTCCATGGCAAGGTCTAAAAGCTGCCACAAAGAAGCAGAAGTATGATAAGATATGTGAGAAGAAGCTTTCAACTCCTATTGAA GTTTTATGTAAATCTCATCCGGTGGAATTTGCTTCTTACTTCCATTATTGTCATTCTTTGACATTTGAGCAACGGCCTGATTATGGATTTCTGAAGCGCCTCTTTCGTGACTTGTTTACCCGTGAAG GTTATGAGATCGATTATATTTTTGACTGGACAATTTTGAAATATCAGCATGCCCAAAGGACAAGATCTCAACCTCGAGCCTCT CCAATCTCTGGTGGAATGACTAGCCGAGCAATTCCAATGGACATTGACAAACATCAAG TTACCAGTGCAAATGATGTTCCTCATGGCAATGAAGTTAAAGAACGTGTAGGACCAAGTAATGCTGCACGCACTACAGTTCAGATGCAGTTCAAACTTGCAGCTGATAAAAATATGGGTTCTGACCATCAGCGTCTTGATAAGTTG AGGATGGGAACAAGCTCTGAAAAGCCACATGTACCATCTTCATCATTTGCTTTTCCTGGCGCCCCAAAGAAAAATGTGTTGGGTTCGAAACAACAATCAGGGCCAACTGATTCTTCATATCTTGGTTCATCCAGCAGTTGGATTCCTTCCCTACAGCATCCTTCAGCAAAATGA